The genomic window CGCCGGCGAGGTGGTGGTGGAGATCCGCACCGACGATCCCGCCGCTCGCTTCGCGCCGGGAGTTACCTTGCGCGCCAAGCCATCTCGCGGCAACGGCCCGCAACGCGACTATGTGGTTGCCGCCGCGCGCGAACACGGCGGGCGGCTGCTGGTGCGATTGACCGGAGTCGACGACCGCGAGGCCGCTGATGCGTTGCGCGGCAACGTGTTCGTAGTGGACTCCGCGGATCTGCCACCCATCGACGAGCCCGACACCTTCTACGACCACCAGCTCGAGGGCCTGCACGTGCGCACCACGGCCGGGCGCGATGTCGGGGTGGTCGCCGAGGTGCTGCACACCGCGGCCGGCGAGCTGTTGGCCGTCAAGCAGGACGCAGACGGCGCAGAAGTGTTGGTGCCCTTCGTCTCGGCCATCGTTACGTCGGTGTCGCTGGGCGACCGCGTCGTCGAGATCGACCCGCCCGAGGGCCTGCTGGAGCTGGCCTAGGCGCATCGACATGAAGATTGACGTGGTCACGATTTTCCCGGCCTACCTGGACCCGCTGCGACAAGCCTTGCCGGGCAAGGCGATCGAGTCGGGCCTGGTCGACCTGCGGGTGCACGATCTGCGGCGCTGGACGCATGACGTGCATCGAACGGTCGACGACGCGCCCTACGGCGGGGGACCCGGGATGGTGATGAAGGCGCCCGTGTGGGGCGACGCGCTGGACGAGATCTGTTCCGGCGAAACCCTGTTGGTGGTGCCCACGCCCGCGGGCGCCCTGTTCGACCAGGCCACCGCGGCGCGCTGGAGCGCCGAGGGCCACCTGGTGTTCGCCTGCGGCCGTTACGAGGGCATCGACCAGCGCGTGGTCGACGACGCCGCCGGCCGGATGCGGGTCGAAGAGGTCTCGATCGGTGACTACGTGCTGCCGGGTGGCGAATCGGCGGCGCTGGTGATGATCGAGGCCGTCGTGCGGTTGCTGGCCGGCGTGCTCGGCAATCCCGCGTCGCACCGCGAGGATTCGCATTCGCCGACGATGGGCGGCCTGCTGGAGGGGCCGAGCTATACCCGGCCGCCGAGCTGGCGTGGCCTCGACGTACCGGACGTGCTGCTGTCGGGTGATCATGCCCGGATCGCCGCCTGGCGCCGGGAGGTCTCGCTGCAGCGCACCCGGGAGCGTCGCCCCGACCTCGAACGCTAGCGGTTAGGCGGAGCCGATCCGGCCGTTGGGGAATATCGTCTTGACGGCGTTGGTGATCGTCTGGCGCGCACTGGCGTCATCGCCGGGTTGCAGCGACTGGACGACCATGATGTAGCGGCGGTCCGGGCCGATCACGCCGGTCGACAGGTGCATCCAGTCGGCGCCGATGCAGCACATCCAGCCCTGCTTGACCGCGACCGGCTCGGCGAACAGGCCGTCGGGGATGCCGAACCGCTGCGGGTAGCCGTCGAGCCCGTTGGGGGTGGACTGGGCCAGGTCGTTGACGATGACCTTGGTCAGCTCCGGCGGCAGCCCGCCCGTCCCGTCGAGCAGCATCTCGTAGTAGTGGATCAGGTCGCCCATCGTGCTCATTGTGTTCCACCAGCGCCCGTCGCTGGGCGGCGTGGTCGATCCCAGCCCGTATCGGCCGGCCACCTGGGTGATGATGTTGTCGCCGCCGTCCTGGCCCCAGAACTTTTCGGCGGCGCCGTCGTCGGACGACCGCAGCATGACGTCGAGGGCCTGCCGGTCGTCGGGGGACAGGGTGGTCCTGCCCTGGGATTGGGCCAGCAGCAGGTCGTCGGCGATGAAGAGTTTGGCCACCGAGGCGGTGCCGACGATCTGGGAATTGCCGCTGGTTACCAGTTCGTGGGTGGTGCGGTCGAGGATGGCGACCGAGAGTGCGGCCCCGTTGGCGGCGGCCTCGTCGGTGGCCTGCTGGATACGGGCCTGTACCCCGCTGAAGCCCGCGCCGGGCAGGCCTTCGGCCGTCGCGACCCCGGCCGGCGACACGCTGTCCAGCAGTTGGGAGATGAGCTGCGGTTGCGGCGGCAGCGACCGCTCGACCACCGCGCGCTTTGCGGTCAGCTTGGCGGGCTCTTTCGCCCCGACCAGCGCCTCGTCGCACCCGGCGACCACCATCGTCACCGCGGCGATCGCGGCGAGCACGGTCAGCGAGCGGGTGCGCATGGCCTCGTTTCCGATCTGTCGGTGTAGGTGGGCTAGCTTGCGGCCGGATCGCCGTTTGCCTGGCGTCCCGTGTGAGTCACGTGTGAGCTGCGTGTTTCGTCACCGTCATATGTACCATTCACCAGGCCCTTCGGGTCGCCACAAACCGCCCGATTTCACGTGATTTTCACAGCACGCGGGGTATCTGGCACAATTGACCAGTTGTCTCGAGCGGTTGTCGGTGGGCCGGTGCGGCCCCCGCATGCCGCGGGATGCACCCAAGAAAGCCCGAACCATCGGCTCGGTGACCGCCGCGCGTCTGCGTGTGGGTCGCGCGGGCCGCGATCCGCAAGGAAGTGTCTTCTCACGATGAATAGGCTGGACTTCGTCGACCAGACGTCGCTGCGCGACGACATCCCGGCCTTCAGCCCGGGCGACACCATCAACGTGCACGTCAAGGTCATCGAGGGTGCCAAGGAGCGCATCCAGGTGTTCAAGGGCGTCGTGATCCGCCGGTCCGGCGGCGGGGTCCGCGAGACGTTCACCGTGCGCAAGGAGAGCTACGGCGTCGGCGTCGAGCGGACCTTCCCGGTGCATTCGCCGACCATCGACCACATCGAGGTGGTGACTCGTGGCGATGTTCGCCGCGCCAAGCTGTACTACCTGCGCGAACTCCGTGGCAAGAAGGCCAAGATCAAGGAGAAGCGCTGAGCCGGTGCGCCCCGGCGCCCCCGGTGGGCCGGTGCGGCGCCGCGCAAGCCCCCACCCTCAGCTGGCTACGCTGATCTCGTGACCGACACGACGGGCGCATCCGAGCCCCAGTCCGAGCCTGGTAGGTCCGAGCCGAAGGTTTCTACCCGGCCTGCGGACGCCGCGCCTTCCGACGAGACGCCGCAGGCGCCCGAGCCGGACGCTGAGGAGACGGCCTCGGCCGAGCCGAAAAAGAAGTCGGCGCTGCGCGAACTGGTGATCCTCGCGGTGATCGCCGTGGTCCTCTACTACGTCATGCTGACGTTTGTGGCGCGGCCCTACCTGATTCCGTCGGAATCCATGGAGCCCACGCTGCACGGCTGCTCGGGGTGCGTCGGTGACCGAATCATGGTGGACAAGCTCAGCTTTCGCTTCGGCACGCCGCAACCCGGGGACGTCATCGTCTTCAAAGGGCCGCCGCCGTGGAACCTGGGCTACAAGTCGATCCGGTCCGCCAATCCCGCACTGCGTGCGGTCCAGAACGCGCTGTCGTTCATCGGGTTCGTGCCGCCGGACGAGAACGACTTGGTCAAGCGGGTGATCGCGGTCGGGGGGCAGACGGTGCAGTGCCGGGCCGACACCGGCCTGACCGTCAACGGCAAGCCGCTCAAGGAGCCCTATCTCAATCCGGCCACGATGATGGCCGACCCGGCGGTGTATCCGTGCCTGGGCAGTGAATTCGGGCCGGTCACCGTCCCGCCGGGGCGGCTGTGGGTGATGGGTGACAACCGGACGCACTCCGCGGACTCGCGCGCCCACTGCACCAGCATTCCGGCCGACGCCCTCAAGGGCATCCTGTGCACCGGCGACCCCATGACGGGAACGGTGCCGGTGTCCAATGTCATCGGCAAGGCCAGGTTCATCGTGTGGCCGCCGTCGCGATGGGGTGGTGTGGGTTCGGTGAACCCCCAACAGGGCCAGTAACCGTGGCTTGGACATGACCCGGACGTGGCCGCCGCGCGCGGTGATCCGCAAAGCGTCAGGATTGCGCACCCTGGAGTCCGCGCTGCACCGCGGCGGTTTGGGCCCGGTGGCCGGGGTCGACGAGGTTGGCCGCGGCGCATGCGCGGGCCCGCTGGTGGTGGCGGCCTGCGTGCTCGGCCCGAACCGTCTGGAAAGTCTTGCGGCCCTTGATGACTCGAAGAAGCTCAACGAAAGGGAACGAGAGCGGCTGTTCCCGCTGATCCGCCGCTACGCGCTGGCCTATCACGTGGTGTTCATCC from Mycobacterium shigaense includes these protein-coding regions:
- the rimM gene encoding ribosome maturation factor RimM (Essential for efficient processing of 16S rRNA), with the protein product MELLVGRVVKAHGIAGEVVVEIRTDDPAARFAPGVTLRAKPSRGNGPQRDYVVAAAREHGGRLLVRLTGVDDREAADALRGNVFVVDSADLPPIDEPDTFYDHQLEGLHVRTTAGRDVGVVAEVLHTAAGELLAVKQDADGAEVLVPFVSAIVTSVSLGDRVVEIDPPEGLLELA
- the trmD gene encoding tRNA (guanosine(37)-N1)-methyltransferase TrmD, translated to MKIDVVTIFPAYLDPLRQALPGKAIESGLVDLRVHDLRRWTHDVHRTVDDAPYGGGPGMVMKAPVWGDALDEICSGETLLVVPTPAGALFDQATAARWSAEGHLVFACGRYEGIDQRVVDDAAGRMRVEEVSIGDYVLPGGESAALVMIEAVVRLLAGVLGNPASHREDSHSPTMGGLLEGPSYTRPPSWRGLDVPDVLLSGDHARIAAWRREVSLQRTRERRPDLER
- a CDS encoding serine hydrolase gives rise to the protein MRTRSLTVLAAIAAVTMVVAGCDEALVGAKEPAKLTAKRAVVERSLPPQPQLISQLLDSVSPAGVATAEGLPGAGFSGVQARIQQATDEAAANGAALSVAILDRTTHELVTSGNSQIVGTASVAKLFIADDLLLAQSQGRTTLSPDDRQALDVMLRSSDDGAAEKFWGQDGGDNIITQVAGRYGLGSTTPPSDGRWWNTMSTMGDLIHYYEMLLDGTGGLPPELTKVIVNDLAQSTPNGLDGYPQRFGIPDGLFAEPVAVKQGWMCCIGADWMHLSTGVIGPDRRYIMVVQSLQPGDDASARQTITNAVKTIFPNGRIGSA
- the rplS gene encoding 50S ribosomal protein L19, translating into MNRLDFVDQTSLRDDIPAFSPGDTINVHVKVIEGAKERIQVFKGVVIRRSGGGVRETFTVRKESYGVGVERTFPVHSPTIDHIEVVTRGDVRRAKLYYLRELRGKKAKIKEKR
- the lepB gene encoding signal peptidase I, which produces MTDTTGASEPQSEPGRSEPKVSTRPADAAPSDETPQAPEPDAEETASAEPKKKSALRELVILAVIAVVLYYVMLTFVARPYLIPSESMEPTLHGCSGCVGDRIMVDKLSFRFGTPQPGDVIVFKGPPPWNLGYKSIRSANPALRAVQNALSFIGFVPPDENDLVKRVIAVGGQTVQCRADTGLTVNGKPLKEPYLNPATMMADPAVYPCLGSEFGPVTVPPGRLWVMGDNRTHSADSRAHCTSIPADALKGILCTGDPMTGTVPVSNVIGKARFIVWPPSRWGGVGSVNPQQGQ